The Lacipirellula parvula genome window below encodes:
- a CDS encoding endonuclease — protein MFICRFRAIVTFLALVCLTAAAAHAQYNPPTTYYNSATGTGATLKSQLQTIVSSMTGINYGNARYSALVTDADPNASGKILLIYNRASVAATWDNGATWNREHIWPVSRLGVGDPSNSTTGVASDQFNLRPANPSINSSRSNSPFGSDNSTGAYGYNGSYYYPGDSDAGDVARAQFYMATRYSQLTLVDGSPSGTQMGDLSALLNYHFRDVPDAFEQRRNHAIYGLAGENSPAISNAYAQKNRNPYVDHPEFVWSVFVDQMNDSSISIQGGTSTGGSGSALDLDFGRVLVGAAVPANRSVTLNKAGLDGTYFQVTSTGNVTSSLTGRYNAFRNSTTDSKVVSIGVTGGTATPGLKNGQVTIDNLDITTQGGSGVGANDANDVITTKLSVLDHANPSFSGASDVNHLTYDFGTVAQGSAAPVFRFDLFNLGANSGFTAGLDLDGVSGAGNGAAFSTTLASFTALAAANSNNFSASLSTSTLGAFSATYTLNFSDENLPGAAALAPLTLSLTGMVAAATQSADFNNDGMVDGADFLVWQRGFGGAGGATDGDANGDGLINESDLMIWKGQAGAATAVATTVPEPQALVLAVFIAAAFAWPHRRVIRGAVR, from the coding sequence ATGTTCATTTGCCGGTTCCGCGCCATCGTTACATTCCTGGCCCTTGTTTGCTTGACCGCTGCCGCCGCCCACGCGCAATACAATCCGCCGACGACTTACTACAACTCGGCGACCGGCACAGGCGCGACTCTTAAGAGCCAGCTGCAGACCATCGTCAGCAGCATGACCGGCATCAACTACGGCAACGCACGTTATTCCGCGTTAGTCACTGACGCCGATCCGAATGCTTCCGGCAAGATCCTGCTGATCTACAATCGCGCGTCGGTAGCGGCGACGTGGGACAACGGAGCCACTTGGAATCGCGAGCATATTTGGCCGGTGTCTCGACTCGGCGTCGGCGACCCCAGCAATTCGACGACTGGCGTCGCCAGCGATCAATTCAACTTGCGGCCGGCGAATCCGAGTATCAACTCTTCTCGCAGCAATAGCCCGTTCGGCTCCGACAACAGCACCGGCGCCTACGGCTACAACGGGTCGTACTACTACCCCGGCGACTCCGACGCCGGCGACGTGGCTCGCGCCCAGTTCTACATGGCAACGCGCTATAGTCAGCTAACGCTGGTCGACGGATCGCCATCGGGAACGCAAATGGGCGATCTCTCGGCATTGCTGAACTACCACTTTCGCGACGTTCCCGATGCGTTCGAACAACGCCGCAACCATGCGATCTACGGCCTCGCTGGCGAGAACAGCCCCGCCATCAGCAACGCGTATGCACAGAAGAATCGGAACCCGTACGTCGATCACCCCGAGTTCGTCTGGTCGGTATTCGTCGACCAGATGAATGACAGTAGTATTTCGATTCAGGGGGGAACCTCCACGGGCGGCAGCGGATCGGCGCTCGATCTCGACTTTGGTCGCGTCCTCGTCGGGGCCGCCGTTCCCGCCAATCGCTCCGTGACGCTTAACAAAGCCGGCCTCGACGGCACGTACTTTCAGGTGACTTCTACTGGAAATGTCACGAGTTCGCTCACGGGCCGCTACAACGCCTTCCGTAACTCGACGACCGACTCCAAGGTCGTCAGCATCGGCGTGACAGGCGGCACCGCAACTCCCGGCCTCAAGAATGGCCAAGTGACAATCGACAATCTTGACATCACAACGCAAGGCGGCAGCGGCGTCGGCGCCAACGACGCCAACGACGTCATCACCACCAAGCTGAGCGTGCTCGATCACGCCAATCCGTCGTTCAGCGGCGCCAGCGACGTCAATCATCTCACGTATGACTTCGGCACGGTGGCACAAGGGAGCGCCGCCCCTGTGTTCAGATTTGATCTCTTTAACCTGGGCGCCAACAGCGGGTTTACGGCCGGCTTGGATCTCGATGGAGTCAGCGGCGCCGGCAACGGCGCCGCGTTCTCAACGACCCTCGCGAGCTTCACTGCCTTGGCGGCGGCCAACAGCAACAATTTCTCGGCATCGTTGAGCACGTCGACATTGGGGGCGTTCTCGGCGACTTACACGTTGAACTTCTCCGACGAGAATCTGCCCGGCGCTGCGGCACTCGCTCCGCTGACCTTGTCGCTGACTGGCATGGTGGCCGCGGCGACTCAATCGGCGGATTTCAACAACGACGGGATGGTGGATGGCGCCGATTTCCTCGTCTGGCAACGCGGCTTCGGAGGCGCCGGCGGAGCGACCGACGGCGACGCCAATGGCGACGGCCTCATCAATGAGTCCGACCTGATGATCTGGAAGGGACAAGCCGGGGCGGCAACCGCGGTTGCCACGACCGTGCCCGAACCCCAAGCGCTCGTTCTGGCAGTATTCATTGCAGCGGCATTCGCTTGGCCGCATCGCCGGGTAATTCGCGGCGCGGTGCGCTAA
- a CDS encoding beta strand repeat-containing protein: protein MKLKVRYALAALAALGLAAPATAAVVHSNPITGSNPGLVSPYTTGQTVAANLSASGIGHGAGATGTSANDRYAANSWNTTSLDNTAYFDWTLSPSSGFSIDFASLTGNWQRSSTGPSSYSLRSSLDGYGADLVTGSIGGSGTAEAFNLSLASATLNSVVAPITFRLYAWGTTNSGGTFSINDFSFDAAIAAVATGNNSVITGPVPQSFGRVMVGQTPSINFNLAKTGSDATTYAATANNNGVVVTADGAIASGSQSENVSLQLQNNANGSANTGVKAFSVAVDNLAATSAAAGQGSADPNDAVAVSATVVANRVLAASQVDLGSVIVGVATPSQLTTVTTTGDDNNNTRVTLNGGSATDSFVTVAAAATQLFDNSADSTARGVAGTFATAGAKSGSVALAVTGEGLAGEAVQSAAVDYVATAFDPSAAAFLSNAGTTLTLDFGTVLQGSGVHSLGDAIYNVLQTLDYTAGLDLDSVLGSGDLSVLSADLVSGAFTNRAAGQTNAFDFLASFDGNAPIGTYSTTYTLGFSDADGIAGASSFGAQQLTLQLTGTVGVPEPSTFVMGLAGCVALLRCRRMLA, encoded by the coding sequence ATGAAACTAAAAGTTCGGTACGCGCTCGCGGCCCTCGCCGCGCTGGGGCTCGCTGCCCCAGCCACTGCGGCGGTGGTCCACAGCAATCCGATTACAGGTTCCAATCCGGGACTAGTGAGCCCCTACACGACCGGGCAAACGGTGGCGGCTAATTTGTCCGCTTCGGGCATCGGTCATGGTGCGGGCGCCACGGGCACGAGCGCAAACGACCGCTACGCCGCCAACTCCTGGAATACGACTAGCCTCGACAACACGGCGTACTTCGATTGGACGCTGAGTCCATCGAGCGGATTCTCCATCGATTTCGCGTCGCTGACCGGTAATTGGCAGCGGTCGAGCACCGGGCCCAGCTCCTACTCGCTGCGGTCCTCGCTCGACGGCTATGGAGCGGACCTCGTCACGGGCTCCATCGGCGGATCAGGGACGGCCGAAGCTTTCAATCTGAGCTTGGCTTCCGCGACGTTGAACTCCGTCGTTGCTCCGATCACGTTCCGCCTCTACGCCTGGGGGACGACGAACTCCGGTGGAACGTTCAGCATCAACGACTTTTCGTTCGATGCGGCGATCGCCGCCGTGGCGACGGGGAACAACTCGGTCATCACCGGTCCTGTTCCGCAGTCGTTCGGTCGCGTCATGGTCGGACAAACGCCGTCGATCAACTTCAATCTTGCCAAGACCGGCAGCGATGCTACGACCTACGCGGCGACCGCGAACAACAATGGCGTCGTCGTGACTGCTGATGGAGCGATTGCCAGCGGCAGCCAGAGTGAGAACGTCTCGCTACAGTTGCAGAACAACGCCAATGGTTCCGCCAACACCGGCGTCAAAGCGTTCTCCGTGGCAGTCGACAACTTGGCCGCTACGAGCGCTGCCGCCGGTCAAGGCTCGGCAGATCCCAACGATGCAGTCGCCGTTTCAGCGACCGTCGTGGCGAATCGGGTGCTCGCCGCTTCGCAGGTTGACTTGGGAAGCGTCATCGTCGGCGTCGCGACGCCGTCGCAACTCACGACCGTCACCACCACGGGCGATGACAATAACAACACCCGCGTCACGCTCAACGGCGGTTCGGCGACCGATAGTTTCGTTACCGTGGCTGCCGCCGCCACGCAGTTGTTCGACAATTCGGCCGATTCGACGGCTCGGGGCGTTGCCGGAACATTCGCCACGGCTGGCGCCAAAAGCGGTAGCGTCGCCCTTGCTGTGACGGGCGAAGGCCTCGCTGGCGAAGCGGTGCAGAGTGCGGCAGTCGACTACGTCGCTACGGCATTCGATCCCAGCGCCGCCGCCTTCTTGTCGAACGCCGGCACGACGCTGACGCTCGACTTCGGCACGGTACTCCAGGGAAGCGGCGTCCATTCGCTCGGCGACGCGATCTACAACGTCTTGCAGACGCTGGACTACACGGCAGGGCTCGACCTCGACTCAGTGCTCGGCAGCGGCGACCTGAGCGTGCTGTCGGCCGACTTGGTCAGCGGAGCGTTCACGAACCGCGCGGCGGGGCAAACGAACGCCTTCGACTTCTTAGCTTCGTTCGACGGCAATGCTCCGATCGGCACGTACTCGACGACGTACACGCTCGGATTTTCGGACGCCGACGGCATCGCCGGCGCCAGTTCGTTCGGCGCTCAGCAACTGACGCTGCAGTTGACCGGCACGGTCGGCGTTCCCGAACCGTCGACGTTCGTCATGGGACTTGCCGGTTGCGTGGCATTGCTCCGCTGTCGACGGATGCTGGCATAG